In the Staphylococcus sp. IVB6240 genome, one interval contains:
- a CDS encoding iron ABC transporter permease has translation MIQAKQKLRQRITLFSALVLLIAAIIWSMTTGEYSMSFSQIIQTLFGKGSYADELILIDFRLPRIFITLLAGMALSMSGAILQSVTKNPLAEPGILGINAGSGFAIALFIAIGHINADQFIYILPFVSMIGGLLTALFIFVFSYSGEKGLSPASMVLVGVGISTALSGGALTIMSTFDRDQSEFIATWFAGNIWGDSWPFVWVFLPWLLLLVPYLFYKSETLNILHTNEHTAISLGISLNKTRFLLVCIAVMLSSAAVSVAGSIGFIGLMGPHIAKSIVGPRHQYFLPIALIIGALLLIVSDTIGKVVLQPTGVPAGVVVAIIGAPYFLYLMYRTRAL, from the coding sequence ATGATACAAGCCAAGCAAAAGTTACGACAACGTATTACATTATTCAGCGCTCTTGTTTTGTTAATAGCGGCTATTATTTGGAGTATGACAACAGGCGAGTACTCGATGTCTTTCTCTCAAATCATACAAACATTGTTTGGTAAGGGCTCATATGCAGATGAATTAATTTTGATAGATTTTCGACTCCCACGCATTTTCATCACATTACTTGCAGGTATGGCATTAAGCATGAGTGGTGCAATATTACAAAGCGTGACTAAAAATCCGTTAGCAGAGCCGGGGATTTTAGGTATTAATGCAGGAAGCGGTTTTGCGATTGCATTATTTATTGCGATTGGACATATCAATGCAGACCAGTTTATTTATATTTTACCGTTTGTAAGTATGATAGGTGGTTTGTTGACAGCACTCTTTATCTTCGTATTCAGTTATAGTGGGGAAAAAGGGTTATCACCGGCAAGTATGGTATTGGTTGGTGTAGGTATTTCAACGGCACTATCTGGTGGTGCACTTACAATCATGTCAACATTTGATAGAGATCAATCAGAATTTATTGCGACATGGTTTGCTGGCAATATTTGGGGCGATAGTTGGCCATTTGTATGGGTCTTCTTACCTTGGTTGTTATTACTTGTGCCGTATCTCTTTTATAAGTCAGAAACACTCAATATACTACATACAAATGAACATACAGCAATTAGCTTAGGTATTTCATTAAACAAAACACGCTTTCTTTTAGTATGTATTGCAGTGATGCTGTCTTCTGCAGCAGTGTCTGTTGCAGGTTCGATTGGTTTTATCGGATTGATGGGCCCACATATTGCAAAATCAATTGTAGGTCCACGACACCAGTATTTTTTACCGATTGCTTTGATTATTGGTGCGCTTTTATTAATTGTATCTGATACGATTGGTAAAGTAGTTCTTCAACCAACAGGAGTCCCTGCAGGTGTTGTAGTTGCAATCATTGGTGCACCATACTTCCTCTACCTGATGTATCGTACACGTGCTCTTTAA
- a CDS encoding MDR family MFS transporter, with amino-acid sequence MAVFLVGAFFMILNETLLNIALKELMEQFNISRATVQWMASGFMMVIAIVSPLSALIIQWFTTRRLFLFIIVIFTIGTFIAGMAVNFPMLLTGRMIQAIGTGLIMPLIMNTMLMMFDASVRGRVMGLFGLIIMFAPAIGPTLSGVIVDYLGWRWLFFIVIPFMIFAFIFGWRYLENVGEVTRPKIDVLSVILSTIGITGVIYSISMASDMDILSAQILVPFVIGLIAVVIFIRRQLKLEIPILDFRVLQVRNYRRGMLIFVIVVMSLFASEIVMPMYLQGPMGFSAKLAGLILLPGALLNGLLSPVMGRIFDSIGPRKMILPGLVTLLAVMIFYTTIHPGVPVWQFIVAYMLLMVAVAAIMMPSSTNGLNALPMDKYPHGTAIFNVLQPLAGSAGISVFVGILTAVQNNEMSKHAQVTQSVQNHAMTAGLHAAYLFAIALIVIGIVIAVTLTNSAKESKQQVTE; translated from the coding sequence ATGGCGGTCTTTTTAGTAGGAGCCTTTTTTATGATTTTAAATGAGACGTTGCTCAATATTGCATTAAAAGAGTTGATGGAGCAATTCAATATATCTAGAGCAACTGTTCAATGGATGGCAAGTGGATTTATGATGGTTATAGCAATTGTGTCTCCATTGTCAGCTTTAATTATCCAATGGTTTACAACTAGACGATTGTTTTTATTCATTATTGTTATATTTACGATAGGAACATTTATCGCAGGTATGGCTGTGAACTTCCCTATGTTATTAACAGGGCGTATGATCCAAGCAATAGGAACCGGTCTCATTATGCCTTTAATCATGAACACCATGTTAATGATGTTTGATGCATCTGTACGTGGGCGTGTCATGGGACTTTTTGGTCTCATTATTATGTTCGCACCAGCCATTGGACCTACATTATCTGGTGTGATTGTAGACTATTTAGGATGGCGTTGGTTATTCTTTATTGTCATTCCATTTATGATTTTCGCATTTATTTTTGGATGGCGTTATCTTGAAAATGTTGGTGAAGTAACACGTCCTAAAATTGATGTTTTGTCTGTTATTTTATCAACAATCGGAATTACAGGTGTGATTTACAGTATTTCGATGGCAAGTGATATGGATATCTTATCTGCACAAATACTTGTTCCATTTGTAATAGGACTTATTGCGGTAGTAATTTTTATTCGCCGTCAATTAAAACTGGAAATACCTATTTTAGATTTCCGTGTACTACAAGTTCGTAACTATCGTCGTGGTATGTTAATCTTTGTCATCGTAGTGATGAGCCTATTTGCTTCTGAAATTGTGATGCCAATGTACTTACAAGGGCCTATGGGCTTTTCAGCTAAATTAGCCGGCTTAATTTTATTGCCAGGTGCTTTACTAAATGGTCTTTTATCACCAGTTATGGGAAGAATATTTGACAGTATTGGACCTCGTAAAATGATTCTCCCAGGACTTGTAACGTTATTAGCAGTGATGATTTTCTATACAACGATTCATCCAGGTGTACCTGTTTGGCAATTTATTGTAGCTTATATGTTACTGATGGTAGCAGTGGCAGCCATTATGATGCCGTCAAGTACAAATGGTTTGAATGCATTACCTATGGACAAATATCCACATGGCACAGCAATTTTTAATGTATTACAACCACTTGCAGGTTCTGCTGGTATTTCTGTCTTTGTGGGAATTTTGACAGCAGTTCAAAACAACGAAATGAGCAAGCATGCACAAGTAACACAATCCGTACAGAATCATGCGATGACTGCTGGTTTACATGCAGCATACTTATTTGCAATTGCACTGATTGTGATTGGCATTGTAATTGCTGTGACACTAACAAATTCAGCAAAAGAAAGTAAGCAACAAGTAACAGAATAA
- a CDS encoding alpha/beta hydrolase yields the protein MTYRKKRWFIITLIILFVVAGLVTGYFFIQQKEQKTKHKAAVQNKNVEAYTDITYMSGLPNSQLDILMPSRVNANDKLPVIFWAHGGGFIAGDKQYKNALLSHIVERGYVVVNVNYALAPEYQYPTPLMQMRHAVDFIKKNERNLPIDLNQVIIGGDSAGAQINSQFAAIQTNPMLRQQMDFPQQFTPKQIKGAIFLGGFYDMETVRETEFPRIDLFMRSYTGVKDWEHQFKKITEMSTVEQATSQYPATYLSVGDADPFMTQNETFAKVLREHDVAVDTHFYDGSHELKHQYQFHLEKKESKENIRRILSFLSRHTKQTQRDISEDSTPHTELNLNPYDTN from the coding sequence ATGACATACCGAAAAAAAAGATGGTTTATCATTACTTTAATCATTTTATTTGTCGTAGCCGGTCTCGTTACCGGCTATTTTTTTATACAGCAAAAAGAACAAAAGACAAAACATAAAGCAGCTGTACAAAATAAAAATGTTGAAGCTTACACAGATATTACATATATGTCTGGTTTGCCCAACAGCCAATTAGATATTTTAATGCCAAGTCGTGTAAATGCAAACGATAAACTGCCTGTCATTTTTTGGGCACATGGCGGAGGCTTTATTGCAGGAGACAAACAATATAAAAATGCTTTGCTTTCTCACATTGTTGAGAGAGGTTACGTGGTAGTAAATGTGAACTATGCTTTAGCACCTGAATATCAATATCCCACGCCTTTGATGCAAATGCGTCATGCGGTTGATTTCATTAAGAAGAATGAACGCAACTTGCCGATTGATTTGAATCAGGTCATTATTGGTGGAGACTCTGCAGGTGCACAAATTAATAGTCAATTTGCAGCTATCCAGACGAATCCGATGTTGAGGCAGCAAATGGATTTTCCACAGCAATTCACACCGAAACAGATCAAAGGGGCCATATTTTTAGGTGGTTTTTATGATATGGAGACAGTAAGAGAGACAGAATTCCCACGTATTGATTTATTTATGAGAAGTTATACAGGTGTTAAAGACTGGGAACACCAGTTTAAAAAGATTACTGAGATGTCTACAGTGGAACAAGCGACAAGTCAGTATCCTGCCACGTATCTATCTGTAGGTGATGCTGATCCATTTATGACACAAAATGAGACATTTGCAAAGGTATTGCGTGAACATGATGTAGCAGTAGACACACATTTTTATGATGGCTCACATGAATTAAAACACCAATATCAATTCCATTTAGAGAAAAAGGAATCTAAGGAAAATATTAGACGTATATTGAGTTTTTTAAGTCGACATACGAAACAAACACAGCGTGATATTTCTGAAGATAGTACACCACATACAGAACTTAATTTAAATCCATATGATACAAACTAA
- a CDS encoding response regulator transcription factor → MKILLVEDDETLCQQIIDALVQWDFEVIPATDFSHVLQTYIQVAPQIVIMDVTLPKYDGFYWTRQIRSQSNVPIVFLSSRDNPMDQVMSMELGADDYMQKPFHMPVLIAKLQAIYRRVYQYNQETKRTLMWQGCVVDLTRDCIERNDQCITLSKTEMLILDVLLAKKNQIVSRDELMTALWDDESFVSDNTLTVNINRLRKKLRIFDMQQAIETKVGKGYMAHETL, encoded by the coding sequence ATGAAGATTCTATTAGTTGAAGATGATGAAACATTGTGTCAGCAAATTATTGATGCACTTGTCCAATGGGATTTTGAGGTGATTCCAGCAACAGATTTCAGTCATGTACTACAAACATACATACAAGTCGCACCACAAATTGTCATTATGGATGTGACGTTACCAAAATATGATGGTTTTTATTGGACAAGACAAATTAGAAGTCAATCCAATGTACCTATTGTCTTTCTTTCATCGAGAGATAACCCAATGGATCAAGTGATGAGTATGGAATTGGGAGCAGATGATTATATGCAAAAGCCATTTCATATGCCTGTACTTATTGCGAAGTTACAAGCTATTTATCGACGTGTTTATCAATACAATCAAGAAACAAAGCGGACGTTGATGTGGCAAGGATGTGTTGTTGATTTAACAAGAGATTGTATTGAACGCAACGATCAATGTATCACACTATCTAAAACAGAAATGTTGATTTTAGATGTGTTGCTCGCTAAAAAGAATCAAATTGTATCACGTGATGAGTTGATGACAGCATTGTGGGATGATGAGTCGTTTGTCAGTGATAATACACTCACAGTAAATATTAATCGTTTGCGAAAAAAATTGCGGATATTTGATATGCAACAAGCGATTGAAACAAAAGTAGGAAAGGGTTACATGGCACATGAAACACTTTAA
- a CDS encoding HAMP domain-containing sensor histidine kinase: MKHFKWTAIWLRERYAWIMLLILLDMILIGVGYLDQRMSIDSAWFVLGLQVIVGSFYLIFMYIKEIKFYEKISEGVDIREIHHRDYAESPFEKYILDYLENKLVTQKQTLEEQRHWLNMNEQAVTEFVHDIKTPVTAMKLLIEQEPDFTRRQQLMYEWSRIAYMLDQQLFLSRLNHQAHDMFFEVTQLRQLVVEEVRETRHISMRKGLGFEIDVPSEIEVYTDKRWCKMVIRQIISNAVKYTNTGDIVIRGVIEDAHVSLSIADKGCGIPPHDLPRIFSRGFTGDIPETENASGMGLYLVDSVKEALGLTIDVQSEVGHGTSVTLFFSKQNQHTQRMSK; this comes from the coding sequence ATGAAACACTTTAAATGGACTGCAATCTGGTTGCGCGAGCGTTATGCATGGATCATGTTGCTCATCTTATTAGATATGATCCTGATAGGTGTGGGTTATTTAGATCAACGTATGTCGATAGATAGTGCATGGTTTGTATTAGGGTTGCAAGTGATTGTGGGTAGTTTTTATTTGATTTTCATGTATATTAAAGAAATAAAGTTTTATGAGAAGATATCAGAGGGTGTCGATATTCGTGAAATCCATCATCGAGACTATGCAGAAAGTCCTTTCGAAAAATATATCCTAGATTATTTAGAAAATAAGCTCGTAACGCAGAAACAAACGTTAGAAGAACAACGCCATTGGTTGAATATGAATGAGCAAGCAGTGACAGAGTTTGTCCATGATATTAAAACACCCGTGACTGCAATGAAGTTATTGATTGAACAAGAACCCGATTTTACGAGACGACAACAATTAATGTATGAATGGTCTCGTATTGCTTATATGTTAGATCAACAGCTCTTTTTATCACGGCTTAATCATCAAGCCCATGATATGTTTTTTGAAGTCACGCAATTACGCCAATTAGTGGTTGAAGAAGTGAGGGAAACACGCCACATTAGTATGCGAAAAGGTTTAGGATTTGAAATAGACGTACCATCGGAGATAGAAGTTTATACGGATAAACGATGGTGTAAAATGGTGATACGCCAAATCATTTCTAACGCGGTCAAATACACGAATACAGGAGATATCGTCATTCGGGGTGTTATAGAGGACGCGCATGTCTCACTGTCGATAGCAGATAAAGGGTGTGGTATTCCACCACATGACTTACCGAGAATCTTTTCTCGTGGTTTTACAGGGGATATTCCTGAAACAGAAAATGCATCGGGTATGGGATTGTATCTTGTCGATAGTGTCAAAGAGGCGTTAGGACTAACCATTGATGTACAGTCAGAGGTTGGGCATGGTACATCAGTGACATTATTCTTTTCAAAACAGAATCAACATACGCAACGCATGTCAAAGTGA
- a CDS encoding ABC transporter ATP-binding protein translates to MSILNAKHVTKVYGNHHQSFEVLKDINLEVKRGGFVSIMGPSGSGKTTLLNVLSSIDYVTNGQIEVNGQDITRMSNKQLSNFRKQEVGFIFQDYNVLHTLTVRENIMLPLSIMNLSRTEKERRYEEVTAALGIQEIGDKYPNEISGGQKQRTAAARALIGKPAIIFADEPTGALDSKSAQDLLVRLEQINHDMGTTIVMVTHDPVAASYSDRVIMLKDGRIHTELFQGDKTTAHFYQEIIHNQSVLGGVTYEL, encoded by the coding sequence ATGTCTATTTTAAATGCTAAGCATGTGACAAAAGTATACGGAAATCATCATCAATCATTTGAAGTGTTGAAAGATATTAATCTCGAGGTAAAGCGTGGTGGCTTTGTATCAATTATGGGGCCTTCAGGGTCAGGTAAAACAACCTTACTTAATGTACTCAGTTCCATTGATTATGTAACAAATGGCCAAATTGAAGTAAATGGTCAAGATATTACACGTATGTCGAATAAACAATTATCAAACTTCCGAAAACAAGAAGTAGGATTTATTTTTCAAGATTATAATGTACTTCATACACTAACTGTTCGAGAAAATATCATGTTGCCACTTTCAATAATGAATTTGAGCCGTACTGAAAAAGAACGTCGATACGAAGAAGTAACAGCAGCATTAGGTATTCAAGAAATTGGGGATAAGTACCCTAATGAAATCTCAGGTGGACAAAAGCAGAGAACGGCAGCCGCACGTGCACTTATCGGAAAACCAGCCATTATCTTTGCTGATGAGCCGACGGGAGCACTTGATTCAAAGAGTGCACAAGACTTGTTAGTTCGTCTTGAACAAATCAACCATGATATGGGAACAACGATTGTGATGGTCACGCATGATCCTGTTGCAGCAAGTTATTCAGATCGTGTCATTATGTTAAAAGACGGTCGAATCCACACGGAACTCTTTCAAGGAGATAAGACAACCGCACACTTTTATCAAGAAATTATTCACAATCAAAGTGTATTAGGTGGTGTCACTTATGAGCTTTAA
- a CDS encoding ABC transporter permease: MSFNQIIFKNLAQNLRHYAIYLLSLIISISMYFSFVTLKYTDEVTASDGTAMLAKAASIGEKFLFIIILFFLMYANRLFIKKRAKSFALFQLIGLSRKDLMRMLGIEQLAIFVSTTLVSIIIGIFGSRLLQLIVKKFMHIPIDIKMGIQLEAVVVTLVLVISAWLLIMVQSFIFIIRRSIVQLMSDVQKSEATTFRITLWEVIFGILGIGMIGSGYYLSTVMFETEYLIGAIFFVALGILFLTVIGAYFFFRSFVSLVFKTLKTFKKGNVTVTDVVFTSSIMHRMKKNAFSLTLIGIISAITITVLSFAALGQSSVQKNVNLTSPYEYTYFDTNLAEKFEDALKEKNIPYKKYAQHLIEMPIKGKGHKLGEYFDVTPLMRDSELEEIDVAPGEVQFVNMFSITEKGVKVEEGNQVVLGKGDHQQTLKVSKMTSQNYIANNLLFGSPVAVVNEKTFKQLEPANANNKETPKRMQIGFELKQDKDKHLANELNGQFNKTNPTPRSAIEKESLAFTGMFIFVSSFLGIVFLIAAGCIIYIKQMDETDDEMHNYQILRKIGYTHQDMTKGLALKTLFNFGLPLIIGLCHAYFATKAFNVLADSPNLVPAYMMMVIYSAIYAVFAIIAFIHAKRTIKYTT, encoded by the coding sequence ATGAGCTTTAATCAAATCATTTTTAAAAACTTAGCACAAAATCTGAGACATTATGCCATATACCTTCTCTCTTTAATCATAAGTATTAGTATGTATTTTAGTTTTGTAACGTTGAAATATACAGATGAAGTGACGGCATCAGATGGGACAGCAATGTTAGCGAAAGCGGCAAGTATTGGTGAAAAGTTCCTATTTATCATTATTCTTTTCTTTTTAATGTACGCCAATCGTCTTTTTATTAAAAAGCGTGCAAAAAGTTTTGCCCTATTCCAATTGATTGGCCTTTCTCGTAAAGACCTCATGCGTATGTTAGGTATTGAGCAACTGGCTATTTTTGTCTCAACAACCCTTGTCAGTATCATTATCGGTATTTTCGGATCTCGTTTACTACAACTCATTGTTAAAAAATTTATGCACATCCCTATCGATATTAAAATGGGGATTCAATTAGAAGCGGTTGTTGTAACATTAGTGCTTGTGATAAGTGCATGGTTGTTAATTATGGTTCAAAGTTTCATCTTTATTATACGCCGTTCTATCGTACAATTAATGAGTGATGTACAAAAATCAGAAGCAACGACATTCCGCATCACATTGTGGGAAGTTATTTTCGGTATACTTGGTATAGGGATGATTGGATCAGGTTATTATTTATCAACAGTGATGTTTGAAACGGAATACTTAATTGGTGCGATCTTTTTTGTGGCATTGGGTATTTTATTCTTAACGGTGATAGGGGCTTACTTTTTCTTTAGAAGTTTCGTGTCACTTGTCTTTAAAACATTGAAGACATTCAAAAAAGGAAATGTGACAGTAACAGATGTCGTGTTCACATCATCTATTATGCATCGTATGAAGAAAAATGCATTTTCGTTAACACTTATTGGAATTATTTCAGCAATTACGATTACTGTTTTATCATTTGCAGCATTAGGTCAATCAAGTGTACAAAAAAATGTAAATCTAACATCACCTTATGAATACACATATTTTGATACAAATTTAGCGGAGAAATTTGAAGATGCTTTGAAAGAGAAAAACATTCCATACAAGAAATATGCGCAACACCTTATTGAAATGCCTATTAAAGGGAAAGGACATAAATTAGGCGAATACTTTGATGTGACACCTCTTATGCGTGATTCAGAATTAGAAGAAATTGATGTTGCGCCAGGAGAAGTACAATTTGTTAATATGTTTTCAATTACAGAAAAGGGTGTAAAAGTTGAAGAAGGGAATCAAGTCGTCTTAGGTAAAGGAGACCACCAACAGACGTTAAAAGTGAGTAAGATGACGAGTCAAAACTATATTGCTAACAACCTGTTATTTGGTTCACCTGTTGCTGTAGTGAATGAAAAGACATTTAAACAACTTGAACCAGCTAATGCAAATAACAAAGAAACGCCAAAACGTATGCAAATAGGCTTTGAATTAAAACAAGATAAGGATAAGCATTTGGCGAATGAATTGAATGGACAGTTCAATAAGACAAATCCAACACCACGCTCTGCTATTGAGAAAGAGTCATTAGCATTTACAGGTATGTTTATTTTTGTGAGTAGTTTCCTTGGTATTGTTTTCCTTATAGCAGCAGGCTGTATCATTTATATCAAGCAAATGGATGAGACGGATGATGAAATGCACAATTATCAAATATTACGTAAAATCGGCTATACACATCAAGATATGACGAAAGGTCTAGCACTAAAAACACTTTTTAACTTTGGTCTACCACTGATTATCGGTTTATGTCATGCATATTTTGCTACTAAAGCTTTTAATGTTTTGGCGGACAGTCCGAATTTGGTACCTGCATATATGATGATGGTTATTTATTCTGCAATCTATGCGGTATTTGCGATTATCGCATTTATTCATGCTAAAAGAACGATTAAATATACTACTTAA
- a CDS encoding IS110 family transposase, whose protein sequence is MIYIEYFGIDVGKGKSFIAHYSNETFIDEFELIHNKSGFENLLNYVKQYAGIYILLESTGIYSKPLERFCNENYIPYSIVNPLESKLMTNTLRTWKTDKSDAHKLANLAKHYNKQPSQNMIKDIHIKIREVTRYYEELSNQMTYLKSTLIQLLDMTFPELQILFKDRYSKIALRVAKLFPHPDYVDVNNVSKLKELIANSTNKRLSDKKVNSYVEKLVSYTNESYPSVPADSFFVDKLIYTIDDLLNSMERQLAIQTQLIDLAQTLDEFKILTSIPGIGELTAAMVIGELGDIRAFTSHKQLNAYIGIDIKRYQSGKTHYKDKINKRGNKRARSLFYIIVQNMLKVQRLYANHIVDYYYKLKEQPYGKGHKTAVIACVNKLLKTIHHLVINNKEYDYRMSPH, encoded by the coding sequence GTGATTTATATCGAATATTTTGGTATCGATGTAGGGAAAGGGAAAAGCTTTATTGCACATTATTCAAACGAAACTTTTATAGACGAGTTTGAATTAATTCATAATAAAAGCGGCTTTGAAAATCTATTGAATTATGTAAAACAATATGCAGGGATTTATATCCTTCTTGAATCAACAGGTATATATTCCAAACCGCTAGAAAGATTCTGTAATGAAAATTACATCCCTTACAGTATAGTGAATCCGTTAGAGTCTAAGTTAATGACAAATACACTTAGAACATGGAAAACAGATAAATCAGATGCTCATAAGTTGGCAAATCTTGCGAAGCATTATAATAAGCAACCATCTCAAAATATGATAAAAGATATTCACATCAAAATAAGAGAAGTGACAAGATATTATGAAGAACTTTCTAATCAAATGACATACTTAAAAAGTACATTGATTCAGTTATTAGATATGACCTTTCCAGAACTACAAATTTTATTTAAAGACAGATACTCTAAAATCGCGTTGAGAGTTGCGAAGCTATTTCCACATCCAGATTATGTAGATGTTAATAATGTATCAAAATTGAAAGAGCTAATCGCTAATAGTACTAATAAACGATTGTCAGACAAAAAGGTAAATTCATATGTGGAGAAGTTAGTTTCTTATACGAATGAAAGTTATCCATCAGTACCCGCTGATTCATTCTTCGTAGATAAACTCATCTACACAATTGATGATTTACTTAATTCAATGGAAAGACAATTAGCCATTCAAACTCAACTTATTGACTTAGCTCAAACACTTGATGAATTTAAAATATTAACATCTATTCCAGGTATTGGAGAGTTAACTGCAGCTATGGTAATTGGAGAACTAGGTGATATACGTGCTTTCACTTCTCATAAACAGCTGAATGCTTATATTGGTATTGATATAAAAAGATATCAATCAGGAAAAACACATTACAAAGACAAAATAAATAAGCGAGGAAATAAACGTGCAAGGTCATTATTTTACATCATTGTACAAAACATGTTGAAAGTACAAAGACTATATGCCAACCACATTGTTGATTACTATTATAAATTAAAAGAACAGCCTTATGGAAAAGGCCATAAGACTGCAGTTATTGCTTGTGTGAACAAGCTGTTAAAAACTATTCATCACTTAGTTATTAACAATAAAGAATACGATTATCGAATGTCACCGCACTGA
- a CDS encoding DUF47 domain-containing protein, which produces MIKKKKDKFMERLEDMIFNLDRAAVEFGKMDFKTHLDLRTYAENIKTYESHGDDLMHQVITDLNQTFITPIEREDIMSLCNAIDDVLDAMEETSAMFEMYSIEYSDEYMLEFVDNIQKAIGEMKLAIGLLTEKKLSHMRVHSINIKEYETNCDGILRQSIKHIFNSETDPITLIKIKDIYESLENIADRCQAVANNFETIIMKNS; this is translated from the coding sequence ATGATTAAGAAGAAAAAGGATAAGTTCATGGAGCGATTAGAAGATATGATCTTCAACCTAGATCGAGCGGCAGTAGAGTTCGGCAAGATGGACTTTAAAACGCACCTTGATTTAAGAACTTATGCTGAAAACATTAAGACGTATGAATCGCACGGTGATGATTTGATGCATCAAGTTATTACAGACTTGAACCAAACATTCATTACACCAATCGAGCGTGAAGACATTATGTCATTGTGTAACGCTATTGATGACGTACTTGACGCAATGGAAGAAACGTCTGCCATGTTTGAAATGTACTCTATCGAATATTCAGATGAATACATGCTCGAATTTGTGGACAATATTCAAAAGGCTATTGGTGAGATGAAGTTGGCCATTGGATTATTAACTGAAAAGAAATTATCACATATGCGTGTACATTCAATTAATATTAAAGAATATGAAACAAATTGTGACGGTATTTTACGACAATCTATTAAACATATCTTCAATAGTGAAACGGACCCAATTACTTTGATTAAGATCAAAGATATTTATGAGAGCTTAGAAAATATTGCTGACCGTTGTCAGGCAGTCGCAAACAACTTTGAAACAATAATCATGAAAAATAGCTAA
- a CDS encoding inorganic phosphate transporter, whose protein sequence is MEYLIFVTIAIVIFSLVFDFINGFHDTANAVATAVSTRALSPRHAIFLAAIMNFIGALTFTGVASTITKEIVNPFHLDNGLVVVLAAILAAIIWNLVTWYYGIPSSSSHALIGAIAGAAIASAGSISVLHLQGFTKIVLVLILSPLIAFTVGFTMYSIVKIVFKNANLARTNRNFRIFQIFTAALQSFSHGTNDAQKSMGIITMALIVAGMQTSVEPALWVKIACAAAMGFGTAVGGWKIIKTVGGNIMKIRPANGAAADLSSALTIFVASSLHFPLSTTHVVSSSILGVGSANRIKGVHWNTAKRMIVTWFITLPISAVLSAVIYLILNLFF, encoded by the coding sequence ATGGAGTATTTGATATTTGTAACGATTGCGATCGTTATATTCTCGTTGGTTTTTGACTTTATCAATGGATTTCATGACACGGCCAATGCAGTAGCAACAGCTGTTTCAACACGTGCATTGTCACCAAGACATGCCATCTTTTTAGCAGCTATTATGAACTTTATTGGTGCATTAACATTTACGGGTGTTGCATCAACAATTACAAAAGAAATCGTTAACCCATTCCATCTTGATAATGGATTAGTCGTTGTACTTGCAGCGATTCTTGCAGCAATTATATGGAATTTGGTGACTTGGTACTACGGTATCCCAAGTTCTTCATCACATGCTTTAATTGGTGCGATTGCAGGTGCAGCAATTGCATCAGCTGGTTCAATCAGCGTGCTACATTTACAAGGATTTACAAAAATTGTACTCGTACTGATTTTGTCACCTTTAATTGCTTTTACTGTAGGTTTTACCATGTATTCAATTGTGAAGATTGTCTTTAAAAATGCTAATCTTGCAAGAACAAATCGTAACTTCCGTATTTTCCAAATCTTTACGGCAGCATTACAATCATTCTCACATGGTACGAATGATGCGCAGAAGTCAATGGGTATCATTACGATGGCATTAATTGTTGCAGGCATGCAAACAAGTGTTGAACCAGCATTATGGGTAAAAATAGCTTGTGCGGCAGCAATGGGATTTGGTACAGCAGTAGGTGGTTGGAAAATTATTAAAACAGTTGGTGGGAATATTATGAAAATCCGTCCAGCTAATGGTGCAGCAGCTGACTTATCATCTGCTCTAACAATTTTCGTAGCATCATCATTACACTTTCCACTTTCTACAACACACGTTGTATCATCATCTATCCTTGGGGTAGGTTCAGCTAACCGTATTAAAGGTGTTCATTGGAATACAGCAAAACGTATGATTGTTACATGGTTCATTACATTACCAATTTCTGCGGTACTTTCGGCAGTCATTTATCTCATTTTGAACCTATTTTTCTAA